A stretch of the Takifugu flavidus isolate HTHZ2018 chromosome 1, ASM371156v2, whole genome shotgun sequence genome encodes the following:
- the prpf40a gene encoding pre-mRNA-processing factor 40 homolog A isoform X3: MMGPPGIPPHFPPMGLPPMAQRPPSMTPMPPGILPPGIMPPMGTPPLGQIPGMIPPMMPAMMLPPRISAASVQPTGPPGVDTPTAAPGTTSTTNGSPPEEQPKKKSVWTEHKSLDGKTYYYNTETKQSTWEKPDDLKSPAEQMLSKCPWKEYKSDTGKPYYYNSQTKESRWTKPKELEDLEALIKAEENGTTETAAPAAITAPAVQAESTASVAAVMEAEPTVAVSEEVVSQATATLTAEVKAADAPVAAAESPAATEVPASVEAPKEERPELQKKTYKWNTKEEAKQAFKELLKEKGVSSNSSWEQAMKLIINDPRYSALPKLSEKKQAFNAYKVQTEKEEKEEARIKYKESKETFQRFLENHEKMTSTTRYKKAEQMFAELEVWSCVPERDRLEIYEDVLFYLAKKEKEQAKQLRKRNWEALKNILDNMANVTYRTTWSEAQQYLLDNPTFAEDEELQNMDKEDALICFEEHIRALEKEEEEEKQKTLLRERRRQRKNREGFQKFLDELHDHGQLHSMSSWMEMYPSLSSDIRFANMLGQPGSTPLDLFKFYVEDLKARYHDEKRIIKDILKDKSFPVEINTNFEDFGSVISSDKRATTLDAGNIKLAFNSLLEKAEAREREREKEEARKMKRKEAAFKNMLKQATPPLEPETAWESVRDRFLKESAFEDITLEAERKRIFKDFMHVLEHECQHHHSKTKKHSKKSKKHHRKRSRSRSGSESEDEDYHKKKKRSQSKSPSERSSSGESERSYKKSKKHKKKTKKRRHKSASPDSDNEKKGRERDGKREKDLEKEKENDKSRGKSRSDSKQKSPKRKAAKEEGGWDTSGSELSEGELEKRRRTLLEQLDAP, from the exons ATG ATGGGACCACCGGGAATACCGCCTCATTTTCCTCCCATGGGATTGCCTCCAATGGCACAACGACCCCCCAGCATGACACCTATGCCCCCTGGTATTCTTCCGCCTGGGATTATGCCACCAATGGGGACGCCGCCGTTGGGCCAG ATTCCAGGCATGATCCCACCTATGATGCCAGCAATGATGCTGCCACCTCGAATATCAGCTGCATCTGTGCAGCCAACAGGACCG CCTGGTGTTGATACCCCAA cagctgcgccTGGAACAACT AGCACCACAAATGGATCTCCGCCAGAGGAGCAGCCAAAGAAG AAGTCTGTGTGGACAGAACACAAATCATTGGATGGAAAGACATATTATTACAACACAGAGACTAAACAGTCTACGTGGGAGAAACCAGATGACCTTAAGTCTCCTGCGGAG CAAATGCTTTCTAAATGCCCCTGGAAAGAGTACAAGTCGGACACAGGGAAGCCTTATTATTACAATTCGCAGACTAAGGAATCCAGATGGACCAAACCCAAAGAGTTGGAGGACCTGGAAG CCTTGATCAAAGCAGAAGAGAATGG GACGACTGAGACGGCGGCTCCTGCAGCCATCACGGCTCCTGCAGTGCAAGCAGAAAGTACAGCCTCTGTGGCGGCAGTAATGGAGGCTGAACCTACAGTGGCAGTCTCAGAGGAAGTCGTGTCCCAGGCGACCGCCACTCTCACAGCTGAGGTCAAGGCTGCAGATGCACCTGTGGCTGCCGCAGAGAGCCCAGCCGCCACAGAGGTCCCGGCCAG TGTCGAAGCCCCAAAGGAGGAACGGCCAGAACTTCAGAAGAAAACCTACAAATGGAACACAAAGGAAGAGGCCAAGCAAGCCTTTAAGGAGCTACTGAAGGAGAAG GGTGTGTCGTCAAACTCGTCTTGGGAACAAGCAATGAAGCTGATCATCAACGATCCTCGCTACAG tgCCCTTCCCAAACTGAGTGAGAAGAAACAGGCCTTCAATGCCTACAAAGTACagacagagaaggaagagaaagaggaggccaGAATCAAATACAAGGAGTCCAAAGAGACATTTCAGAGGTTCTTGGAGAACCATGAGAAGATGACGTCTACCACCAGATACAA GAAAGCGGAGCAAATGTTTGCTGAACTTGAGGTGTGGAGTTGTGTCCCTGAGAGAGACAGACTGGAGATTTATGAAGATGTGCTGTTTTACCTTGCTAAGAAAGAGAAG GAACAAGCCAAGCAGCTCAGAAAGAGGAACTGGGAGGCTCTCAAAAACATACTGGATAACATGGCTAATGTAACATACCGGACCACCTGGTCCGAGGCCCAGCAGTACCTGTTGGACAACCCTACCTTTGCAGAGGATGAAGAGCTGCAGA ATATGGACAAAGAAGATGCCCTCATTTGTTTTGAGGAGCACATCAGGGctctggagaaggaggaggaggaggagaaacaaaagaCTCTTCTGAGGGAGAGAAGACGCCAACGCAAAAACAGAGAAGGTTTCCAG AAATTTCTGGATGAGCTCCATGATCATGGGCAGCTTCACTCCATGTCATCCTGGATGGAAATGTACCCAAGCCTGAGCTCAGACATCCGCTTTGCCAACATGCTGGGACAGCCAG GTTCTACACCCCTGGATCTGTTCAAATTTTATGTGGAAGACCTGAAGGCCCGCTACCATGATGAAAAGAGGATCATTAAGGATATTCTCAAA GACAAAAGTTTTCCAGTTGAAATCAACACAAATTTTGAGGACTTTGGATCAGTCATCAGCTCAGACAAGCGTGCCACCACACTGGATGCTGGAAACATTAAACTGGCCTTCAACAGT ctgctggagaaggcagaggcgagagagagagagcgagagaaagaagaggccaggaagatgaagaggaaagaagCAGCGTTTAAAAACATGCTGAAGCAGGCCACACCACCACTGGAGCCAGAGACCGCTTGGGAGTCT GTAAGAGATAGATTTTTGAAAGAATCTGCCTTTGAAGACATAACcctggaggcagagaggaagaggatatTCAAGGACTTCATGCATGTCTTAGAG CATGAATGCCAGCATCACCATTCCAAGACAAAGAAGCACTCAAAGAAGTCCAAAAAGCACCACAGGAAACGATCCCGCTCCCGATCG GGCTCAGAGTCGGAGGACGAAGACTatcacaagaagaaaaagagatctCAGTCCAAGTCTCCTTCAGAACGCTCCTCCAGTGGAGAATCCG AGAGAAGCTATAAAAAGTCCAAGAAGCACAAGAAGAAGACCAAGAAGAGGCGTCACAAGTCT GCGTCTCCGGACTCTGACAAtgagaagaaaggaagagagcGCGACGGAAAGCGCGAGAAGGACctagagaaagagaaagagaacgACAAGTCTCGGGGGAAGTCTCGCTCAGACTCGAAACAGAAATCTCCGAAGAGAAAAGCAGCCAAAGAGGAG GGCGGCTGGGATACGTCAGGCAGCGAGCTGAGTGAAGGggagctggaaaagaggaggagaacttTGCTGGAACAACTGGATGCTCCGTGA
- the prpf40a gene encoding pre-mRNA-processing factor 40 homolog A isoform X1, with amino-acid sequence MSSSETNNGPAQAPPYPGVPPSAIPPPFMGPPGIPPHFPPMGLPPMAQRPPSMTPMPPGILPPGIMPPMGTPPLGQIPGMIPPMMPAMMLPPRISAASVQPTGPPGVDTPTAAPGTTSTTNGSPPEEQPKKKSVWTEHKSLDGKTYYYNTETKQSTWEKPDDLKSPAEQMLSKCPWKEYKSDTGKPYYYNSQTKESRWTKPKELEDLEALIKAEENGTTETAAPAAITAPAVQAESTASVAAVMEAEPTVAVSEEVVSQATATLTAEVKAADAPVAAAESPAATEVPASVEAPKEERPELQKKTYKWNTKEEAKQAFKELLKEKGVSSNSSWEQAMKLIINDPRYSALPKLSEKKQAFNAYKVQTEKEEKEEARIKYKESKETFQRFLENHEKMTSTTRYKKAEQMFAELEVWSCVPERDRLEIYEDVLFYLAKKEKEQAKQLRKRNWEALKNILDNMANVTYRTTWSEAQQYLLDNPTFAEDEELQNMDKEDALICFEEHIRALEKEEEEEKQKTLLRERRRQRKNREGFQKFLDELHDHGQLHSMSSWMEMYPSLSSDIRFANMLGQPGSTPLDLFKFYVEDLKARYHDEKRIIKDILKDKSFPVEINTNFEDFGSVISSDKRATTLDAGNIKLAFNSLLEKAEAREREREKEEARKMKRKEAAFKNMLKQATPPLEPETAWESVRDRFLKESAFEDITLEAERKRIFKDFMHVLEHECQHHHSKTKKHSKKSKKHHRKRSRSRSGSESEDEDYHKKKKRSQSKSPSERSSSGESERSYKKSKKHKKKTKKRRHKSASPDSDNEKKGRERDGKREKDLEKEKENDKSRGKSRSDSKQKSPKRKAAKEEGGWDTSGSELSEGELEKRRRTLLEQLDAP; translated from the exons ATG TCTTCTTCAGAGACTAATAATGGCCCCGCCCAAGCGCCACCTTATCCAGGTGTACCGCCCTCAGCAATACCGCCCCCATTT ATGGGACCACCGGGAATACCGCCTCATTTTCCTCCCATGGGATTGCCTCCAATGGCACAACGACCCCCCAGCATGACACCTATGCCCCCTGGTATTCTTCCGCCTGGGATTATGCCACCAATGGGGACGCCGCCGTTGGGCCAG ATTCCAGGCATGATCCCACCTATGATGCCAGCAATGATGCTGCCACCTCGAATATCAGCTGCATCTGTGCAGCCAACAGGACCG CCTGGTGTTGATACCCCAA cagctgcgccTGGAACAACT AGCACCACAAATGGATCTCCGCCAGAGGAGCAGCCAAAGAAG AAGTCTGTGTGGACAGAACACAAATCATTGGATGGAAAGACATATTATTACAACACAGAGACTAAACAGTCTACGTGGGAGAAACCAGATGACCTTAAGTCTCCTGCGGAG CAAATGCTTTCTAAATGCCCCTGGAAAGAGTACAAGTCGGACACAGGGAAGCCTTATTATTACAATTCGCAGACTAAGGAATCCAGATGGACCAAACCCAAAGAGTTGGAGGACCTGGAAG CCTTGATCAAAGCAGAAGAGAATGG GACGACTGAGACGGCGGCTCCTGCAGCCATCACGGCTCCTGCAGTGCAAGCAGAAAGTACAGCCTCTGTGGCGGCAGTAATGGAGGCTGAACCTACAGTGGCAGTCTCAGAGGAAGTCGTGTCCCAGGCGACCGCCACTCTCACAGCTGAGGTCAAGGCTGCAGATGCACCTGTGGCTGCCGCAGAGAGCCCAGCCGCCACAGAGGTCCCGGCCAG TGTCGAAGCCCCAAAGGAGGAACGGCCAGAACTTCAGAAGAAAACCTACAAATGGAACACAAAGGAAGAGGCCAAGCAAGCCTTTAAGGAGCTACTGAAGGAGAAG GGTGTGTCGTCAAACTCGTCTTGGGAACAAGCAATGAAGCTGATCATCAACGATCCTCGCTACAG tgCCCTTCCCAAACTGAGTGAGAAGAAACAGGCCTTCAATGCCTACAAAGTACagacagagaaggaagagaaagaggaggccaGAATCAAATACAAGGAGTCCAAAGAGACATTTCAGAGGTTCTTGGAGAACCATGAGAAGATGACGTCTACCACCAGATACAA GAAAGCGGAGCAAATGTTTGCTGAACTTGAGGTGTGGAGTTGTGTCCCTGAGAGAGACAGACTGGAGATTTATGAAGATGTGCTGTTTTACCTTGCTAAGAAAGAGAAG GAACAAGCCAAGCAGCTCAGAAAGAGGAACTGGGAGGCTCTCAAAAACATACTGGATAACATGGCTAATGTAACATACCGGACCACCTGGTCCGAGGCCCAGCAGTACCTGTTGGACAACCCTACCTTTGCAGAGGATGAAGAGCTGCAGA ATATGGACAAAGAAGATGCCCTCATTTGTTTTGAGGAGCACATCAGGGctctggagaaggaggaggaggaggagaaacaaaagaCTCTTCTGAGGGAGAGAAGACGCCAACGCAAAAACAGAGAAGGTTTCCAG AAATTTCTGGATGAGCTCCATGATCATGGGCAGCTTCACTCCATGTCATCCTGGATGGAAATGTACCCAAGCCTGAGCTCAGACATCCGCTTTGCCAACATGCTGGGACAGCCAG GTTCTACACCCCTGGATCTGTTCAAATTTTATGTGGAAGACCTGAAGGCCCGCTACCATGATGAAAAGAGGATCATTAAGGATATTCTCAAA GACAAAAGTTTTCCAGTTGAAATCAACACAAATTTTGAGGACTTTGGATCAGTCATCAGCTCAGACAAGCGTGCCACCACACTGGATGCTGGAAACATTAAACTGGCCTTCAACAGT ctgctggagaaggcagaggcgagagagagagagcgagagaaagaagaggccaggaagatgaagaggaaagaagCAGCGTTTAAAAACATGCTGAAGCAGGCCACACCACCACTGGAGCCAGAGACCGCTTGGGAGTCT GTAAGAGATAGATTTTTGAAAGAATCTGCCTTTGAAGACATAACcctggaggcagagaggaagaggatatTCAAGGACTTCATGCATGTCTTAGAG CATGAATGCCAGCATCACCATTCCAAGACAAAGAAGCACTCAAAGAAGTCCAAAAAGCACCACAGGAAACGATCCCGCTCCCGATCG GGCTCAGAGTCGGAGGACGAAGACTatcacaagaagaaaaagagatctCAGTCCAAGTCTCCTTCAGAACGCTCCTCCAGTGGAGAATCCG AGAGAAGCTATAAAAAGTCCAAGAAGCACAAGAAGAAGACCAAGAAGAGGCGTCACAAGTCT GCGTCTCCGGACTCTGACAAtgagaagaaaggaagagagcGCGACGGAAAGCGCGAGAAGGACctagagaaagagaaagagaacgACAAGTCTCGGGGGAAGTCTCGCTCAGACTCGAAACAGAAATCTCCGAAGAGAAAAGCAGCCAAAGAGGAG GGCGGCTGGGATACGTCAGGCAGCGAGCTGAGTGAAGGggagctggaaaagaggaggagaacttTGCTGGAACAACTGGATGCTCCGTGA
- the prpf40a gene encoding pre-mRNA-processing factor 40 homolog A isoform X2, with the protein MSSSETNNGPAQAPPYPGVPPSAIPPPFMGPPGIPPHFPPMGLPPMAQRPPSMTPMPPGILPPGIMPPMGTPPLGQIPGMIPPMMPAMMLPPRISAASVQPTGPPGVDTPTAAPGTTSTTNGSPPEEQPKKSVWTEHKSLDGKTYYYNTETKQSTWEKPDDLKSPAEQMLSKCPWKEYKSDTGKPYYYNSQTKESRWTKPKELEDLEALIKAEENGTTETAAPAAITAPAVQAESTASVAAVMEAEPTVAVSEEVVSQATATLTAEVKAADAPVAAAESPAATEVPASVEAPKEERPELQKKTYKWNTKEEAKQAFKELLKEKGVSSNSSWEQAMKLIINDPRYSALPKLSEKKQAFNAYKVQTEKEEKEEARIKYKESKETFQRFLENHEKMTSTTRYKKAEQMFAELEVWSCVPERDRLEIYEDVLFYLAKKEKEQAKQLRKRNWEALKNILDNMANVTYRTTWSEAQQYLLDNPTFAEDEELQNMDKEDALICFEEHIRALEKEEEEEKQKTLLRERRRQRKNREGFQKFLDELHDHGQLHSMSSWMEMYPSLSSDIRFANMLGQPGSTPLDLFKFYVEDLKARYHDEKRIIKDILKDKSFPVEINTNFEDFGSVISSDKRATTLDAGNIKLAFNSLLEKAEAREREREKEEARKMKRKEAAFKNMLKQATPPLEPETAWESVRDRFLKESAFEDITLEAERKRIFKDFMHVLEHECQHHHSKTKKHSKKSKKHHRKRSRSRSGSESEDEDYHKKKKRSQSKSPSERSSSGESERSYKKSKKHKKKTKKRRHKSASPDSDNEKKGRERDGKREKDLEKEKENDKSRGKSRSDSKQKSPKRKAAKEEGGWDTSGSELSEGELEKRRRTLLEQLDAP; encoded by the exons ATG TCTTCTTCAGAGACTAATAATGGCCCCGCCCAAGCGCCACCTTATCCAGGTGTACCGCCCTCAGCAATACCGCCCCCATTT ATGGGACCACCGGGAATACCGCCTCATTTTCCTCCCATGGGATTGCCTCCAATGGCACAACGACCCCCCAGCATGACACCTATGCCCCCTGGTATTCTTCCGCCTGGGATTATGCCACCAATGGGGACGCCGCCGTTGGGCCAG ATTCCAGGCATGATCCCACCTATGATGCCAGCAATGATGCTGCCACCTCGAATATCAGCTGCATCTGTGCAGCCAACAGGACCG CCTGGTGTTGATACCCCAA cagctgcgccTGGAACAACT AGCACCACAAATGGATCTCCGCCAGAGGAGCAGCCAAAGAAG TCTGTGTGGACAGAACACAAATCATTGGATGGAAAGACATATTATTACAACACAGAGACTAAACAGTCTACGTGGGAGAAACCAGATGACCTTAAGTCTCCTGCGGAG CAAATGCTTTCTAAATGCCCCTGGAAAGAGTACAAGTCGGACACAGGGAAGCCTTATTATTACAATTCGCAGACTAAGGAATCCAGATGGACCAAACCCAAAGAGTTGGAGGACCTGGAAG CCTTGATCAAAGCAGAAGAGAATGG GACGACTGAGACGGCGGCTCCTGCAGCCATCACGGCTCCTGCAGTGCAAGCAGAAAGTACAGCCTCTGTGGCGGCAGTAATGGAGGCTGAACCTACAGTGGCAGTCTCAGAGGAAGTCGTGTCCCAGGCGACCGCCACTCTCACAGCTGAGGTCAAGGCTGCAGATGCACCTGTGGCTGCCGCAGAGAGCCCAGCCGCCACAGAGGTCCCGGCCAG TGTCGAAGCCCCAAAGGAGGAACGGCCAGAACTTCAGAAGAAAACCTACAAATGGAACACAAAGGAAGAGGCCAAGCAAGCCTTTAAGGAGCTACTGAAGGAGAAG GGTGTGTCGTCAAACTCGTCTTGGGAACAAGCAATGAAGCTGATCATCAACGATCCTCGCTACAG tgCCCTTCCCAAACTGAGTGAGAAGAAACAGGCCTTCAATGCCTACAAAGTACagacagagaaggaagagaaagaggaggccaGAATCAAATACAAGGAGTCCAAAGAGACATTTCAGAGGTTCTTGGAGAACCATGAGAAGATGACGTCTACCACCAGATACAA GAAAGCGGAGCAAATGTTTGCTGAACTTGAGGTGTGGAGTTGTGTCCCTGAGAGAGACAGACTGGAGATTTATGAAGATGTGCTGTTTTACCTTGCTAAGAAAGAGAAG GAACAAGCCAAGCAGCTCAGAAAGAGGAACTGGGAGGCTCTCAAAAACATACTGGATAACATGGCTAATGTAACATACCGGACCACCTGGTCCGAGGCCCAGCAGTACCTGTTGGACAACCCTACCTTTGCAGAGGATGAAGAGCTGCAGA ATATGGACAAAGAAGATGCCCTCATTTGTTTTGAGGAGCACATCAGGGctctggagaaggaggaggaggaggagaaacaaaagaCTCTTCTGAGGGAGAGAAGACGCCAACGCAAAAACAGAGAAGGTTTCCAG AAATTTCTGGATGAGCTCCATGATCATGGGCAGCTTCACTCCATGTCATCCTGGATGGAAATGTACCCAAGCCTGAGCTCAGACATCCGCTTTGCCAACATGCTGGGACAGCCAG GTTCTACACCCCTGGATCTGTTCAAATTTTATGTGGAAGACCTGAAGGCCCGCTACCATGATGAAAAGAGGATCATTAAGGATATTCTCAAA GACAAAAGTTTTCCAGTTGAAATCAACACAAATTTTGAGGACTTTGGATCAGTCATCAGCTCAGACAAGCGTGCCACCACACTGGATGCTGGAAACATTAAACTGGCCTTCAACAGT ctgctggagaaggcagaggcgagagagagagagcgagagaaagaagaggccaggaagatgaagaggaaagaagCAGCGTTTAAAAACATGCTGAAGCAGGCCACACCACCACTGGAGCCAGAGACCGCTTGGGAGTCT GTAAGAGATAGATTTTTGAAAGAATCTGCCTTTGAAGACATAACcctggaggcagagaggaagaggatatTCAAGGACTTCATGCATGTCTTAGAG CATGAATGCCAGCATCACCATTCCAAGACAAAGAAGCACTCAAAGAAGTCCAAAAAGCACCACAGGAAACGATCCCGCTCCCGATCG GGCTCAGAGTCGGAGGACGAAGACTatcacaagaagaaaaagagatctCAGTCCAAGTCTCCTTCAGAACGCTCCTCCAGTGGAGAATCCG AGAGAAGCTATAAAAAGTCCAAGAAGCACAAGAAGAAGACCAAGAAGAGGCGTCACAAGTCT GCGTCTCCGGACTCTGACAAtgagaagaaaggaagagagcGCGACGGAAAGCGCGAGAAGGACctagagaaagagaaagagaacgACAAGTCTCGGGGGAAGTCTCGCTCAGACTCGAAACAGAAATCTCCGAAGAGAAAAGCAGCCAAAGAGGAG GGCGGCTGGGATACGTCAGGCAGCGAGCTGAGTGAAGGggagctggaaaagaggaggagaacttTGCTGGAACAACTGGATGCTCCGTGA